The following proteins are encoded in a genomic region of Arachis ipaensis cultivar K30076 chromosome B02, Araip1.1, whole genome shotgun sequence:
- the LOC107627769 gene encoding uncharacterized protein K02A2.6-like codes for MEYCQKTPRRKNGQNEKPPIIRSSPDNYTSADSRNPFSNASSPETRNTYSTKSMKAAAATTSGIITRFGISEIVISDNGTQFTDKKFREFLEGLHVSHRFSSVEHPQTNGQVEAANKIIVKGLKKWLDEAKGLRANELGSVLWSYRTTPQTTTGKTPFRLTYSVEAVIPVEIGNPSPRRTVGGNDEDAERDLIDEERSIAHVRELALKQRISLRYNHGVIRREFEPNDLVLRRNDIGTPTPGEGKLTPNWEGLYRIKATIGKGAYKLERLNGDEIPRTWNATNLRLYYT; via the exons ATGGAATACTGCCAGAAAACCCCAAGGAGGAAAAACGGACAAAATGAGAAGCCGCCAATTATACGGTCATCGCCGGACAACTATACAAGcgcggattctcgcaacccctTCTCAAATGCGTCAAGCCCGGAGACACGGAATACATACTCCACGAAGTCCATGAAGGCTGCTGCGGCCACCACATCGGGG ATCATAACCCGGTTCGGAATCTCCGAGATCGTCATCTCAGACAACGGAACCCAATTCACTGATAAGAAATTCAGAGAATTCCTAGAAGGGCTACATGTATCCCACCGTTTCAGttcggtagaacacccccaaacaaatgGGCAGGTGGAAGCCGCAAACAAAATAATCGTCAAAGGGCTCAAAAAGTGGCTCGACGAGGCCAAGGGACTACGGGCCAACGAACTCGGATCAGTCTTATGGTCATATCGAACAACCCCTCAGACAACCACCGGGAAAACCCCTTTCCGTTTGACATACAGCGTGGAGGCCGTCATCCCAGTGGAGATTGGAAACCCAAGCCCAAGGAGAACGGTTGGGGGTAACGACGAAGATGCAGAACGAGACCTCATCGACGAAGAAAGAAGCATAGCCCATGTCAgagagctagccctaaaacaaaGAATCAGCCTAAGGTACAACCACGGCGTCATCCGACGGGAATTCGAACCCaacgacctcgtcctacgacgaaACGACATTGGAACCCCGACCCCAGGGGAAGGGAAACTCACCCCCAACTGGGAAGGACTATACAGAATCAAAGCCACAATCGGAAAGGGAGCATACAAGCTTGAACGACTTAACGGCGACGAAATCCCCAGGACATGGAACGCCACCAACTTGCGACTTTACTACACTTAG